The following DNA comes from Anastrepha obliqua isolate idAnaObli1 chromosome 1, idAnaObli1_1.0, whole genome shotgun sequence.
cgaatttgacaatgagttacgtggttttagtaccagtatggccagattaccattttcgtaacttgacttagcatttcttttttttgttatttagtctcggagttttagttctttcttcaagaaatttttttagcctctcctaattaaaaattaatgtttataattttgtaaaatatacattttttaataattagttaaataattcactaagTTTTCTttagatttactttttttaacatctggtagcattgcccgcgattgcaggtgttgttggtgttcttctacTTTCgtcagtcaaatctctctctcgctactgcagtgttgcctagctttgggtataaaaacgcactaaagtgcccgtttaaagaaaataaaaaccaaatttttattgaatcacttaaagaactttgtatgcgtgacaaattgtcttcagaatgtgcgttttttttttaataaatgtgttgtggatatgtacaatttaatttatgagttttttgttgaaaaaaacttttttgttaagggaacgacttatttgctatatttgaggttatttaACCAAATGAGGTACTCATTTTGttaaaatgtcagtatggttttttcagtatattctggtatttttttttgcttatttttattatgaatacacctcttgatgccctatgtcccactaaggattgatggccggaagaaacgattacacctctatggttttaatccgcatattccgtaaattcaaacgccttttaaaatgtgcaaaaatattttcaatcttaagaagagttcaGAGAGGGAcgtttaatattcttgcataaccttaaaagcagcaaaaaattaaattcacgctttcaaaatatcaaattttataagaaccaactaattttcattagcactaaaatcttcccagagtggccttttttattttttaaccttcttttgtataataatacagttttttttttaacttaaagtttcggtagctttaaattaataaaaaaagaaacaaacacgaaacttcaagattttcgcattttcggtataaaaaagcactaagggtatattcagaaacgcattataaaTGCGCAGTAATTGCAGCGCTGGCAGCACTGCCAATGTGACAAGTGTTGCAATTGATAGATTggcagtattaaaatttttcctgcaaataatgcgcgacgtttgatacaaaaatggcgTTTTGGAACGCGatgcatttgcagtactgccatatttgcatttctGAACGCATTGCCAACACTGCAAAAGTAcgttgcgcattataatgcgttaTTGAATATACCCTAAATTAATTGCGAAGAGCAAAAGTGAATAATTAGTTTAGTATAGGGCTTTTCAAAGTTttccctatcggaagatttatgaattttgcaaatggcgtcgtacgccaatcatgtgaactagacagctgcagtttaGAAAAAGACAAGCCATGAAGTGCGTAGaggttaaaataaatatttccataactcaaattaatcaatttttatttggcaaagaagttattcaaaaaccaaattggatgattaattttgcgccaccttgtataccgTCTTTTTCCGAAAAGAAGCCCTATCGTGATTTTCGGGCATCCCCCAAAAATAATCCCTAGTTAAAATAAAGTGACAAaaagaattcaataaaattcgtTAAAGAATTCGTTAATGTTGATTCATTAAATATAAGTAATAATATGCTTAGTTTTCCTAATACAATTTCGAGAAATTAATTGTTTACCTCTACAGTTCGTTTTAAATTTAGTCCTGGAATCTATCTTAAAAATACAAACTAAAGGCAGCAGTCCACATTGAGCGACAGTTCAGGTATACTATTATACGTCCATTCATTTCAGTCTTGTAAGTCTGATTATTTcctcataaataattttatttataaataaaatgaataacttTTGAGCCCAgttaaaatgaatacaaaacgAAAGAGTTATTCTGTCGAGTACAAAAAGGGAATCGAGGAAGACTCCAAGGGTGTAAGTCTTGTAGCATTCTGCGAAGAGAAGATGCTGGACCTCTGTGTGGTTCGTAAATAGCAAGCAGATTACGATTACCTGTGTCAACTGGTCGGCCAAGGAAATCAGAAAAAACGCAGAGTTGGATCAAGTCGGCAGCCGTTATTTTCTGAGTTGGAAGATTGCATCTGGGAATGGATTGCAGGAAGGAAAGCAATGGCTTTGGTTGTGCGCATGGCTGATGTTACAAAATTTGCCCTTGAAACAGCAATTGGATTTGATATATCCACAAAAGAATTTAAAACATGGTCACACTGGTTGGCCAACTCCGGTAAACCATATGAACTGCCTCTGAGGagatcaacaacattttttaagttgCGTCTAAGCTTTTTGTTGATGGCATCGGATCAAAAAAGTAAGTAAGACAGTGTTCTATTCTCAGAAAAAGATGGTAGTAACTACACCATTCACTGTAAATTTCGGTATCTCGACCGCCAGCGTAATAACAACACGAATTTCGACCACTTCAAACTGGCCCAATATTATACccaaattgaatgggctacacAACTGCGTACTCAGAATTTGTTAAAAGGCTGACTATAAAGTTGAAAACtttcgatgaaatttttttaaattttttcaaatttcgtatGCCAGTTGAATTTGTGTCAATATGTATTTTTGCGAATTTCTATgtacacatctacatatgtatgtatgtatacatatgtgacGAAATACTTCTGGTCGCTTTTATTTTAGTGAAACAGAAAGAAGACAAATACGCGCACACTTATGCAGGTGTGGAGATATGTACTCGCACATTTGGTatctattatttttagttgGCCATGATAACACTAACGAAAAGAGTTCAGAAAGCGAAAAACACAAATTGcgtaccaaaaaaaacaaaaaaataaataaaaactaacagGACAGGCATTTAATTAGCACAAAAATTTTTACAGGCTTTCAGTGAtcttttttaatcagaaataaCGAGCGGCTGCAAAGAAACGAATGCATAGATCACGTGAAGGGCTCCCACGTGCCACTTTTGTACGGTGGAATTGCTTGCGAGATATGCATAAGTCTCAACCCCTAAAAGCGGACCGCATATGCAAGAAAGCCTGCAACTCGATGAGTGGCGGATAAAGTCAGATagtttcaattaatttcaattaggTTTTGAGTTAAACAATGCAGCTTTTCTGAGaactttttttgtggtttttctttttgaaaatttaatgcaattttttggaaaattgtgaaggttcacacacacatacacatttacatcTGCAGGTACATATGAAGGTATAGGTAACTGTATAACTACAGTTATATGTTTATGTAGGTATTCATTCATCGACATAAACGAACCCAACTCGATTATTTGAACTTCGCCCACGGGCTGTACTATATTTCAGTTCTTGTTTTCGATTTCGTTTTGCTTTCTgctttggttttggttttgtttctgTTCAAAAGCGACCTCCACTTTTGTTGAAATATTTCGTGtacacacatactcacacatatgtttgtgtgtattcaAAAACGTGCGTCTAAAAGTTTTACGCCGCTCGCAGCTTAGTGTTCTTGCTCTGTaactaaaccaaaaaattgGAGGTGAGTCGAATGCAaaagagaatgaaaaaaatGCTATTCGAAAGCATGTGTAGCTCACGTGTAGGCAACGAAAACGAGGACGGCGCTGTTTCGTGGCTCGACGATTTACATACAAAGCACGCCTTCAAATGAgcacaaataataacaaaaatacatagaaataagaataaaactaaaagcTAACAGTATAATGTTGTGTCAGCAGCTAAAATAATTTGTAGAGTTTAACTCACACACGcacagaaaataaaaccaaaaacaagttgaacaaaaaaccaaaaaaaacaacgcTCAACAGTCAAACAATACCAAAACAGAAATGAATTTTTGActgcaaaaacaatagcaacaatatGCTTGTGGTTCGGCAATGGTGAAGAATGCTTTTTGATGACATTTTATCCCAATTAACGATTTGGTGCGAGTTCTACAAGGTGGCTTAAGATTAATCATCGaatgaaaaaaacgaaatagtgttaaatttcaaaggtacacggtggcgcaaaattaatcatcgaataaaaaaatcgaagaaagttaaatttcaaaggtacaaggtggcgcaaaattaatcatcgaatAAAAAATCGTagaagagttaaatttcaaaggtacaaggtggcgaaaaattaatcatcgagtgaaaaaatcgaaaaagagttaaatttcaaaggtacaaggtggtgcaaaattaataatcgaatgaaaaaatcgaagaaGAGTTAAATTTTAGAACAACGAAGAAGATGTAGTCGTATGTTGTTGTATTTACAATATGTGTATAACGTACAagctggcgcaaaatgaatcatcgaataaaatgataaataaaaatgaaaaatcgaagAAGAGTTCAATTTTAAAGGTacacggtggcgcaaaattaataatcgaaagaaaaaaaagaaaaagagttaaatttcaaaggtacaaagtggcgcaaaattcatCATCGAATGAAAAAATCTaagaagagttaaatttcaaaggtacacggaggcgcaaaattaatcatcgaataaaaaaatcgaagaagagttaaatttcaaaggtacaaggtggcgcaaaattaatcatcgaatgaaaaaatcaaaaaaccgtAGCTGATGGacggagtttttttttttaatttcgatttttttttaacaattaattgtcgggttttttttctcaaaaatcttaaatatatttcctacctAATAGAGGTTATATTTAGTTCCAGatgaaaagtgcacaaaacCGTATTTGGAAATTTCTAACACCTCAAATTCttaatttattcataaaaaaagcaATTTGGCATGGCCTCATCTTCACCCGttattgaatgaaatacaatCCAGATTATGCCGCTGACAATTCTCTTTCAAGACAATTTTATTACACCGCGTTCAAACAGGTatacttttgttgcttcaactttccCAATTCTCTTTTAATGTTTCCGTCGTCTCTATAGAGTGGGTCTTGCGGTaaaagaaagcaaaacaaaGTGCCTTGTGTCAACAGCCAAAAAGTCTACGCGTATTGAACAATAGGTTGCACTTGGCAATGACGAGTTCGAGGTAGTCAATGATTTTTTCTACCTAAGATGCAGCATTAATACCAACAGCAACGTCAGCCAAGAGATCCATcgaagaataactcttgccaacaggtacCAATTTGGGCTGGGAAGTCAATTGAAAAGCCAAGCCCTCTTTTGATGCACAAAAAAAAGCTCTATCAATCACTGATCCTCCTGGTCTCACTGTATGGCGCTGAGTCCTGAACACTAACTAACACCGATGAGCGGTTATCATGAGCGTTGAGCGAAACATTTTTCGCAAGATCTATAGTCCAATTTGCGTGAATGATGCATACCAAATAAGGTGAAACTACGAGTTGTACGCCGACATCGACGTAATAAAGCGCattaaaattcagcagctgCGTTCGCTAAGTCACGTTGAGCGAATGGACAATAACGCTTCAGCAAAGAAGGTGCTCTTTTTGAAATGTACTGATGAAACTCCCAACAAAGGACGACCTCATCTACGTTGGAAATACCAAGTCGAGGAGGACCTGACCGCCATTGGTGTTTCTAATTGGGGTGAACGCGCGCAATTCAGAGGCCATGGGCGCAATATTTTTGGAGCGGCTAAGACCgacccacgtaaagcacggtcctcgcacttttccaaaatttacCTCTTTCTAGAACTCCAAAACCTTATCCTTTCTAtgcttactcccgcacaatattctgagcattatttgcattgtggctgctaaactaaataaaaaacaaagaaaaccacacagttacacaatgcatcagtggcgccagcaagggGAAGCGAGCAATCGCGATtttagcgcagacacaccaaatttagcgaagtcctcaaccatgtGCGccatccttctgccagaaaaatatgaaacacagatggcgctcaaagcagtaagaaggcattGTTCCTAGGAGACGACAGATGGGCATTtccacttaggactggtagtggAAGGCtaaaaaccaacgcaagactgagtcttgtcgagatcctatgctcccgagaggagtgaacaaggacaaaaaaaaaagaccgACCATCGGTTGTAGTTCGGATACTTATTGTCATTTCTGACTAATTTGGTGATGCCTAAAACTtaaccgttttcgagatatccgatttcaaaaattatttaaaagaaatccttttttttttcttgtacgtccactttatttttaattttaattcaatggttttttttaatttttagtttttcttaaaaaagtgtgtcaattaataaaacttttacTACAGTCCAAGTCCAGCCGTAACAGCTAAAACTGGCTACTTgtgtaaaatttgaatttatgatttttcactaaatattttctacttcgcatgattaaacaaaaacaagaagaaaacaaactaacgaaatttttttttatgaaaaatattttgcaaattatttgaaaattgtctGCATGTCTTTTTAGCTGTGCGAAAAGGTGGaatattctaagaataatgTAAATGCATAGACTCAACTCAGCAGGCAGTCCAACATGACCAACATTTTAGTAGAGGCCACTACCCACTTAGTACCTGCCACAGAGGATCTcctgaacacaaaaaaatgttcgcaTGACCTTTTTCGATTCTTCAAATTATGCCAGGTACAAATTAATCGactattgcttaaataaaaaaatctgtcgCCGTCGCCGAATGGTTGGTTGGCTGGTGCGCGACTATTATTCAGAAGTGCACAGAAACCACGCGCATGGAACAACAATtccgataaattttttttctaatagcgttcgatCCACGGCGATTTTGACAATCATTCTAGTGCATTTCAGCCATGCAGAAGGTGACCATAACAACGCCAGCTCCATAGAGGCTCCACAGCTCCAGCTCCGTAAGAACTattcaccacaaataggagaaagagctcggccaaacacccaaaaaaggatgTAGCAGCCAATTATATAGATATACAGTATTGGCCAAAACTAAAGCACCACTCACAGGATGTCTAATAACGCCTAATAATTCAACAAAAACCACGTGAAATATGGGATATTTTTGTaccatgtttttcttaataattttaaagtttatttattttatttatttaaattaataaaaaactaaaattgagcATATCCATAGTACTCAAAAACGAAATGGTCAAACCTAGAGCACCCCTCGCTTCACAGTAAGCTCCATCAACCAGTCACGGGCTCACAAAATACTTTCTCTTTTTGGATACACTTCAACATTTTCTATTCCTGCGTATAGACACGAATTTGGTCATGATAAATGCAttgataaatcaaataaaaataataggcgCAAAAATCAACTGTTCTAACTAGAAAAAGAGTgcaataacgaaataaaatgtataccaaCTCGCAGACGCTTGGCTATGGCTCTTGTCATTGGGGTTTGTTTTCGCCTTTGGCTCCCTCTCAAGCTCTCCTTCGCATGCGCCACCCTCCGGTATGTACTTAACCTTGACACACTTACCCAATGCGAGTATATACCTCGAACTTGCCACCGCTACAGACACAGACACAACCACAGATGCAGACATGTACGTGCATCAAAAGCCAAGAGCAAGAAGTGGAAATGAGTAAAGTAAGGGAAAAGTCCGTGAATTGAGAACCAGCACAGCTCCTACAATAATCTCAACCTTGCACGGCATAAATTGCAAAGCAATGCGACGAATCGCGCTGCCTTCCTCCCTCTGGGTACACACACAAAATAGgggcaaaagagaaaaaaatgttagcgaaaaatcaaaagaaagaaagataaaAACGAAATGAACAACTTtcatgtaataaaattaaattgcattataaattaaattgtttttgtcaGCCATAAGCCATAAGGCAGCTGGTGCTCCTTTTATTGTaaagtaataatttattgttattttccatttattaaataaataaataaataatatttctggCAAGCAGCGAATATTTGTGAAATGGCAAAAGCGTATTTGTATTTTGAGATTTCGGTAGATAAGAAGTTTTTCAATGCATTTACGGTTCGGTAAATTCTTCTGTGgccatcgtagccgaatgggttgatgcatgACTACCATGCGGAAATGCATAGGTTCGACTCACCGTGCGTGAACATCAAATGATGGCAaacgtttttgtttctttttttttctaaaagcagtcgcccctcgacaggcaatggcaaaccttacaatgtatttctgccataaaaaaatcagctcacaaaagaacaaatctgaaatttttggcttgaaagctacgtcaataagcaaagtggccgtatttgagctgaagagcaacccgaagccattcgagagcagccattacatccattgaaaacatgcgtttggtgcgacctatgggctataggaatcatcggcccatatttcttcaaagacgagactgacgccaatgtaacagtgaatagcAAAGCTACCCCGCCacaataaacgactttttgatgccggaaattgaagcccgttaTCTCCACAACATCTGGTTCCAACAAGGCAGTACTTGTCATACAGCAtgcgaaacaatggatttacttagtcgtcgtttcggtgagaaacttatctctcgtctcggactaggggattggccaccaagatcgtgtgatatcacatttttggacttttataTGTGAACGAATGTAAAGccgaaatgctttgtggataaaccagtttCGATCGAGGCATTGGAAGCAAACTTTACTacagttattcacgagatatcgaccgaagtcctccagcagGTGATTCAAAAGTTGTGTTTACGGCTGCCCgtattacggcgcagttgcggccaacatttagAAGGGATtacctttaaaaaataagtgtcataactggttctacacaaaaataataaagattacaCACAATCAATccatcagtgggatcatccacaGCGCGTTAGGCGaacttaactcttgggccacagactgtggcctaagtttaaacctgcgtaaaacagaacttgtgctttttaccaccaggtACAAGGCACCAACTTTTAACATAACAAATATCAAGGAACAAACTCTTTCACTTTCTCCCAGTGCCAAGTACTGAAATTTTgaactccaaacttagctggaatttaagcgtcgaagaacgggtaaggaaggtagaaattgctttatatgcctgtaaacgtatgcttggaagaagatggggtattCAACCCAAATATATATTATGGTtatataaggcggttatacgacctattaaATCGTAtagttcggtagtttggtggaaagctctagggagagagtacaataccaaattactcggcagcaTACGAAGATCGGCCGgcgcaataacggtcggtgcattCAGATCACGGATTCCTAGAgacaatgcactgacacacgttattccaatagatcTACTTATTAAGAAGACGACAACCAgaagtgcatttaggttaaatgaaacgGGTCGctggaaataaaaaacttatggtcacgcaagtctattattgcgacaaactcagtcaacctcggagaggactgactatatcaataggaattttgccactctctttccttCTAAGGAAgtatggaataagggattctctctacaCAACTTCAACACTatagtctatacagatggcagcaaaatggattgtggtgttggagctggtatactcatatattctcacagacctAAAATTGTGTCTTTCATGTGGAAGTACTTGCAATTGAGGAAGCCTGtcggctactaatcgcagatttcccttttaagggcaatatggctattctttcagatagccaagctgcaatccaagtACTGGGTTCGTCTATaataacctctaaagtggtggaacaaagtaggaatagccttttgACCTTGAGTGTAAGCCATAAACTTACCTTAACCTGAGTCCCGGGACATGAGCACATCGAAgctaacgaaaaagcagatgaactggcaataGTGGGATCTGCCATAAATAGCACTCTTGGAGAATCGGTATTCataccattaggtgcagtcaaaaatataatttctctaaaatactcagaatcgcggattgtagatggaaagaccagacgaaatgcaaaattagcaggacATTGTGGCCCTCAACCTCAAGTAATCGTCAACATTAAtaagcatgaaacgacgggacgcctggagactaacggcggCCATAACTGggttttggtctatcggagaacaagcagccaaaatgggcatgcctcacaacacatactgtgacagttgtaaacaacccgagaaagaggaaacaatcttccatttcctctgtgaatgtcctgccctatggaaggacggAATggtaaccctgggccaaccgctagTCGAGAGTcccgaacaactgtctggcttaaacgacaacaacctaataaggtttttaaaccgcacagactgtatatagtcttgctgtaaattactgttaaacaagttgataacgaggatgtggcaacaaaatagggcggaagcgctagttgggttCCGGAAGAATAACTacttaaccaaccaaccaacccaatcaatttgaattttcgtgccCTTTTTGATCACCCTTTCATATAAATTCTTCTGTAAACCGAAAAAGAGAAGTTTAAATACTAATGTTTCGTATTATTATTCAGCTTACAACCGGTACTCTACAACAAAACGTGTGTAACTGCACTTACCTCTATTCCGATAGTGGTAATCTTGACAACTACCTCATCCCTTTCCACATCGTGAGTGATGACATCACCCGAAGTCTCACGTCCGTTGTGGGTGAGAAACACACGTTGACCCGGATGCAATTGTATGCCCAAAATTGAACGAAATCCCGGACCAATTAAATCCGACTCGCGAAATTCCTTAATCATTGCGTTGCGACGCAAAGCTTGAGCTGGACTCAAGTGTGCACTAACTGCGCGACGTGCCTCCATTATAACGGAAGATTTAGACGACGATGATGGTGAAGTGTCCAAAGAATCTTGCATTGTTTGTGTCTTAAAATCGAAACGTACTATATACTTAGTATCGGCGGTAAGATTTGTACCGTTGTTATTATTAGTGGATGCGGCTGTGTCACTCGCGTCCACCAAGAGCGACGACGAAGTGACCGTGGCAGTTGGTGGTGTTTTGACGTCCTGTATAACACCAGAATACCAAAGGCCGTCCGGACCAGGAGCACAAACTTTTGTACCAATAATTGAACGTTTGGCTAAACGGCGACCAGTGGACATTGTTTTTGTGCAAAAAGAATAGTAAAGGAagcgaaaagaaataaaattagaaaatgtaTAAGCAAGGCAGGTTGCAAGTACTTGGCTATTGTGGCAACAAGTTGTCGAAATTATTCGAGGACAATTTGCTTTAGCGGTTTAAAAATGGGTGCACAGATTAGGCGTTGCACTTGAGAATTGGGTTGccacttttgtagaaaaaacagaaaaaaaaaaacaaattcaatgaTTGTCTTCAGTTTTGTTGCAAACACAGATTTAATTTCATTCACGATTGCTATAGACgccttttgtttttagaaatagttgacaatgttttttctaaattttttttcattatgccAAAATTTTAACGAATTCACTTGTCTGCacggaattttatttattgcacatTCTTGATATGCCTCAATTTATTAGctcattaatattttgaatttttggtttttcgagtttttttttacactttttcctTTGACGGTTTTTCTTTAATAGCCACCTTTTAAACGAAAATTTTCGGGtgtatacgattttttttattaattttgttttttttaataaatttctttttattaatttttttcttattatttcttttttttttattcaatgcacgcaaaataaatttaacataacaaaggaaagataatttcaaattttgttaagtGTCATTCagatttgtttataatttaattgcAATTTATTAGCACTTTGGGACGTTGATTGCGAGCCTCAGTTAATTAATGCGCGCACCGTACAATTTAGTACACAGAAAGCATGCATTTTTCgtctaaacaaaaatatataacggAAGCTCGATATATGAAGAAATAGAATGGGCAACCACCACCAATACATAGCTAATGggttttgttgctattttgcatttgttttttggCGCGGCGCACAACGCTTCAATGtgcagttttatttttgttgctatgTATGAAGTAACGCTGCTCTGCCACTATTTCTGCACTGCGATAAATACTTGCACACCTATACACCTGTacctgcgtatgtatgtatgtggttaaGCGTAGATAATTTGTGTTGTTGTTCAACTTGTTGTTTACTCTTTTTCTGCTTCGAATTATTGTTTTTGCCGCATTTCAGTTTATTTCCgtgttaatttagtttttatttcatctttttaaataaagttgccTTGCGGTGGCAACTAAATTGcggtaatttatttcatttaacttcTTAGGGAATTCGTGGTCAAAGCTGATTTTGCATAACGCGCAGCATTTAcctcttctctctctctctctcacactTTGCAATCTTACGAAAAGTATTCACCAAATATGCGTGCGATTTCGAAAATTGCTTTTAGCGGTGTTCATAAGCGAAAGTTTTGgtggctaattttttttttttaacaattttaattatctttattaGTCTAATTT
Coding sequences within:
- the LOC129244197 gene encoding uncharacterized protein LOC129244197; its protein translation is MSTGRRLAKRSIIGTKVCAPGPDGLWYSGVIQDVKTPPTATVTSSSLLVDASDTAASTNNNNGTNLTADTKYIVRFDFKTQTMQDSLDTSPSSSSKSSVIMEARRAVSAHLSPAQALRRNAMIKEFRESDLIGPGFRSILGIQLHPGQRVFLTHNGRETSGDVITHDVERDEVVVKITTIGIEKNLYERVIKKGTKIQIDWVGWLVK